In Thermobaculum terrenum ATCC BAA-798, the DNA window GATTGTCCACACAGGTCCAAATAACCAGTTAGGTGGAGTAAAGCTCGGCTTCCTTATTTCGCTATACCAAGATGGTATGTTCTGCGCAGTTGGTATTGATCCTATTAGTCCTACTCCCTCGCATATAGCTATGAAACCAAGCGCCTTACCGAAAGATGCTAGGTTCACTCTTTTGTCTTCGAAGTAACTCTTTGTATCCTTGACCACGATTGTTCTCCTAGGTCTTCTTTCAATATCAATTAGAGGTTAACAGGGAATAGCATATCTTCCTAATTTATATCGTAATGCGATATAATTTATTTGTGCACAACAAGACTCTTACTGAGCAGCAATATCAGGCTCTGGCCAACTTAAGGTACGTTATCCGGAAGTTCCTGCATTTCAGCGAGTCAGCTGCAAGGCAAGCAGGCGTAGAGCCCCAGCAACATCAACTTATGCTAGCAATAAAAGGCTTGCCGGAGGGTGCAAAACCCACTATAGGCGAGATTGCTGAAAGGCTGCAGGTTCAGCATAACACCGCGGTTGAATTAGTAAACCGAGCTGAAGCTGCAGGTTACGTGAGGAGGATGAAGGATAGGGATGATAAGAGGCAAGTCCTAGTATGGCTCACTGACCAAGGTGAAAGAGTCCTTGATATGTTGTCTGCTATTCACATGAGTGAGTTGAAAGTTATGGGGCCACAGTTGATCCAGGCCCTTGAATCCATAGTGAAAGAAGATATGTATTCTAAATAACTTATTGGGGAGGAAGATAACTTGAGCATTCTTGTAGAAAGGGGGCTTAGGACTCTACACCGTGAAGCTAGGGATGCACGACCCAGACTTGGTGACTTCTCGGCTTCTCCTAGGTTGATTTATATTTCTGCTTTGGCGATCATAGTAGGGATTGTAGGGGCTTTCTTAGCCTTAATACTTCTCTATCTAATACATTTCTTTACTAGCTTATTCTTTTTCCAGCGTATATCTTTTCAGGATGTATCACCATCTCGTAACCATTTAGGATTGGCTGTACTTTTTGTCCCCGTAATAGGAGGAATTATCGTAGGCCTCATGGCCAGATATGGATCTGAGAAGATACGTGGTCATGGCATCCCTGAGGCTATCGAGGCCATATTGATCAATGGTAGTAAGGTAGAACCTAGACTTGCGATACTTAAGCCAGTCTCATCCGCTATTACCATAGGATCTGGTGGGCCATTCGGTGCAGAGGGCCCAATTATCATGACAGGTGGGGCATTTGGATCTCTTATTGCTCAATTGCTTAGACTGAGCAGTTCTGAAAGAAAGACACTTTTGGTAGCAGGAGCAGCTGCGGGAATGGCTGCTGTGTTTGGTGCGCCTCTTGCAGCTATAGCATTAGCAGTTGAGGTGCTACTGTTTGAATGGAGGCCAAGAAGTCTAATACCTGTTGCTATATCGAGCGCGATCGCAGGCGCTCTAAGGTACTATCTCCTAGGGACACCTCCCATATTTCCTACTCCAACTCACACATTTTACCCTACGCTTATGGTTCTGGTTGACTGTTTCATAACTGGTTTGGTTGCTGGCCTGCTTTCACTGATCCTCACCTGGATGGTCTACACAGTTGAAGATATATTTCGCAAATTACCGGTTCACTGGATGTGGTGGCCTGCTATTGGCGGTGTATTTGTTGGCATAGGTGGTTTGATTTATCCAAGAGCTCTGGGTGTTGGCTATGATGTCATAGCTGATATGCTTAGAGGGCAGAATACTTGGCAGCTAATACTAGGTATATTGTTAGTCAAATCTGCCATATGGGCTATAGCACTAGGCTCGGGGACATCTGGAGGTGTGTTAGCTCCTATCCTCATGATAGGAGGATCAATAGGAATCATTGAATCACATATATTCCCATCGATGGGAGAGGGATTCTGGCCTATGCTCAGCATGTCTGCAGTATTGGGCGGAGCCATGAGAGCTCCTCTTACAGCCATAATATTTGCTCTCGAGCTTACACACGATATCCATTCCGTAATACCTTTGATACTGGTCGTGATAGTGTCTTACGGATTCACCGTACTTACTATGAGAAGATCCATTCTTACTGAAAAACTAGATCGTAGAGGCTATCATCTTACGTATGAATACTCTCCAGACCCTCTTGAGTTGCATTTTGCCTCTGAGGCTATGGATACCAACGCTAGGCTCATTCCAAAGGATATGACCGTGGGCGAATTTGTGGACCGGTTGGGGAAGGATATACCACTTCACCAGAGGTTGTACTCTATAGTCGGAGATAACAACATACTGTTAGGCATAGTGACCCAAAGCTTGATCAAAGGCGTTCCCCCGTCTACGAAAATAATTGACGTAGCTGAAAAGCACCCAATAGTTGCTTATCCCTACGAGACCATGAGGTCTATAGCCTATAGGATGGCTGAACATGGTATTACAAGGATGCCTGTGGTAGAACCTGATTCTGAGAGAGTATTAGGCGTTATAACCCTCGGCTCGCTGCTACAGGCTAGAAAGCGAAGGTTATTAGAAGAAAGAGTTAGGGAGAGAGTTATTAAGATCAAGTGGAATCGTGAACCTATAAGGGTTCGTACTAACTAGCATGCTTCCAGATACTCAGTTGTCACTGGTTATTAGGAAAGGATTGAAGTTCGTGCCTATGTCGAAGTAGTCTTCACGCTCTAGTTTCTTCAGTGTGTTAACCACTATATAGGTGACTGGGGTAGCAAGAACTTCAACCCCAACTTTGAAAATATAATTGGATATGAATACGGTCAGTATGAGGCTAGAAGGCAGAAATCCGTAGAACGCTATGAGCAGAAAAGTAGAGGTATCAAAGGCCTCTCCGACCAGTGTTGACCCAATTGTTCTAGTCCACAGGAGTCGTCCCCTTGTGAAGATTTTCATCTTAGCGAGAACAAAGCTATTTGAAAACTCGCCTATCCAGTAAGCCACTAAGCTGGCGAGCACTATCCTTGGAGTCTGCCCCAGAATAGCATGAAAGGACTCCTGTAACTTCCAATCAGGGGCAGGGGGGAGTACGTCGACTATAGCAAAGACGCAGGCTGCTAGAGCTACAAGAAAGAATCCCGTCCAGATAACCCTTCTGGATCTAGAATAACCGTATACCTCGGTTAGCACGTCGCCAAATATATAAGCTAGAGGGAATAGTATGGTGCCCCCATCGAATGTAAACGGGCCTAGAACTAGAATCTTGGTGGATGCCACATTAGATATTAGGAGTACTGCTACAAAGGCAGCAGTTATGAAATCTAAGTATCTATAACAGCGTCTTCTCTCCGTTCTCAAGACTTTCTCCAATACCCCTCTGTATTGTGCATTATGCACAAATGACGGTGTGTTTTTGTTCTGAATGCCGCTCTAATTTTATCAGGTAGAAATTATATTTATGCTGTAGAAACCAACACGAGATTCGAGATTTACAACAATAATAAATGCAATCAAAGGGGAAAATAGAATGGAATATAGAAAGGTGTACTATTCTAACAGATCCTTGATGTTGAGAGGTGTTCGCAGGATGCTCAGCGAAAACTGGTTTGTGCAATCTATTGTGGCCTTGGCTTCTGGCACATACAGGGTTGAGTATTATAAGCAAAGTGACGCTAGGGATTACTCCTCGCTTCTGAAGAATAAACCCGCTGAGCTTGAAATAGCATCATGATGCTATTTCCTGATCAATAATACGGAGCAGGGAGCG includes these proteins:
- a CDS encoding MarR family winged helix-turn-helix transcriptional regulator, translating into MHNKTLTEQQYQALANLRYVIRKFLHFSESAARQAGVEPQQHQLMLAIKGLPEGAKPTIGEIAERLQVQHNTAVELVNRAEAAGYVRRMKDRDDKRQVLVWLTDQGERVLDMLSAIHMSELKVMGPQLIQALESIVKEDMYSK
- a CDS encoding chloride channel protein, with product MSILVERGLRTLHREARDARPRLGDFSASPRLIYISALAIIVGIVGAFLALILLYLIHFFTSLFFFQRISFQDVSPSRNHLGLAVLFVPVIGGIIVGLMARYGSEKIRGHGIPEAIEAILINGSKVEPRLAILKPVSSAITIGSGGPFGAEGPIIMTGGAFGSLIAQLLRLSSSERKTLLVAGAAAGMAAVFGAPLAAIALAVEVLLFEWRPRSLIPVAISSAIAGALRYYLLGTPPIFPTPTHTFYPTLMVLVDCFITGLVAGLLSLILTWMVYTVEDIFRKLPVHWMWWPAIGGVFVGIGGLIYPRALGVGYDVIADMLRGQNTWQLILGILLVKSAIWAIALGSGTSGGVLAPILMIGGSIGIIESHIFPSMGEGFWPMLSMSAVLGGAMRAPLTAIIFALELTHDIHSVIPLILVVIVSYGFTVLTMRRSILTEKLDRRGYHLTYEYSPDPLELHFASEAMDTNARLIPKDMTVGEFVDRLGKDIPLHQRLYSIVGDNNILLGIVTQSLIKGVPPSTKIIDVAEKHPIVAYPYETMRSIAYRMAEHGITRMPVVEPDSERVLGVITLGSLLQARKRRLLEERVRERVIKIKWNREPIRVRTN
- a CDS encoding queuosine precursor transporter; its protein translation is MRTERRRCYRYLDFITAAFVAVLLISNVASTKILVLGPFTFDGGTILFPLAYIFGDVLTEVYGYSRSRRVIWTGFFLVALAACVFAIVDVLPPAPDWKLQESFHAILGQTPRIVLASLVAYWIGEFSNSFVLAKMKIFTRGRLLWTRTIGSTLVGEAFDTSTFLLIAFYGFLPSSLILTVFISNYIFKVGVEVLATPVTYIVVNTLKKLEREDYFDIGTNFNPFLITSDN